The Anabaena sp. PCC 7108 region CCTACCCAGCACTATCGTATCGGTCAATTTCCCTATCAGCTTTATCGATGTAGTAATTCGTAATTTGGCAATGGGAAAACTCTACGGAATAACGAACCACAGAGGACACAGAGAACACAGAGGAAGAGGAGTTTGAGTGTTTTTTGCGTAAGTCCTAAATTACGAATTACCCAATCTTATTCATCAATCTGCCAAGCATCCTTGGTAAATTCTTCATCAAGAACTTTCTTAGGACGTAAAATTACAATTACTTTCCCCAATAGAGGATTTTCTGGTGCAGTTTCAAACCACTGAAAATCAATTTCACCAGCATTATCAACTGCAAAGTAACTAGACGCATCCCATTCTCTTTGAGCGCGATCTATTACCACCAGCACAGGTTCTATTTTAATGTGGGTAGGGTTGGGGAAGATATCGCTACTAGCAATAATTACTACTGGGTCTTCAGCAGATCGTAGCACGTACCAACCTGGTAAGGATACCCAAGCTTGTTCTCCAGTAAATTTGACGATGCGAAATGGTCCAGTTTCTGTGATTATGGGTACAGCTTTCAAATCCTGTGGTGACAATGGCAACTCACCCACAACAGGTACAAGTCGAGGTAAATCTTCATCTGACTCTAGTCGGAAAAAGGGTAAAATCGGGGCTGGTTTACTGGCGATGTTGGTAAAATCAATTAGTAATTGTTCTATTTGTTTTCTAGCTGCTGGTGAGTGAGCAAAGCGCAACCCCTTAGCAATTAAACGCGATCGCTGTTGTAAGTCTGAGTTCTGCCTAGCCAACTTCCAAACTTGATAAGCTACTGCATCCCCTGGATGAGCCGTAAAACCCTCTGGTGGGCTGGAAAAACGGGAAAAATCTTTAATTGCTTTGGCAATGTCTCTCACCTCGTCTACATCAAGTTTATGGAGGAAAATTAAATCCGCTGCTGCCGCTCGATCTTCTTGTGCAAGTAGGCGTAGTTCATACAAAATATCACTAGCCCTCATACCGTAGTATGCTCTTGTGTCCTCTGATGCGCCAAACTTTTCTAAAGAACTATAAACTTGAGAACCAACAATTAACTGATTTTGTTGGATTGGCTCAAATCCAGTGGCTTCAAAGATTTCTTGGGGATTGTAATTGGCCTTTTGGAGATAAGCAATAGCTACTCCCCATTCCACCCAGTTACCTTGCTTTTGTCTCAGCTTAACTAGTAATTCTTGTGCCATGTCGTTGGCTACATTATCAGAATTTTGAGCGTTTGGTGATACTTCAGTCATAATCTAGAGATTTTCCTATGAATAAATATTAAGCCTGTCAGCATCTTTGCTGCTATTCTCTGTATCCTAATTAGTCCGCAGGAAAATAATTATTTCCCAATACTAAATAACTAATAGAGTCTTCTCAACTCAGCTTAGTATGGAATATAACAAAAACGTGAAGATATGAAATTAATTTATGAATAATCCCAATCTCGAATTTAATCAAGCTACTTCTCCATTAAGTACCCGTGAACGTTCAAAAAAGCTGAAAATTTTAGTAGTTGATGATGAACCAGATAATCTGGATCTACTGTATCGCACCTTTCGTCGAGATTTTGATGTCCTCAAAGCTGATAGTGGTATGAGCGCTTTGCAATTGTTGGAA contains the following coding sequences:
- a CDS encoding RuBisCO accumulation factor 1, translated to MTEVSPNAQNSDNVANDMAQELLVKLRQKQGNWVEWGVAIAYLQKANYNPQEIFEATGFEPIQQNQLIVGSQVYSSLEKFGASEDTRAYYGMRASDILYELRLLAQEDRAAAADLIFLHKLDVDEVRDIAKAIKDFSRFSSPPEGFTAHPGDAVAYQVWKLARQNSDLQQRSRLIAKGLRFAHSPAARKQIEQLLIDFTNIASKPAPILPFFRLESDEDLPRLVPVVGELPLSPQDLKAVPIITETGPFRIVKFTGEQAWVSLPGWYVLRSAEDPVVIIASSDIFPNPTHIKIEPVLVVIDRAQREWDASSYFAVDNAGEIDFQWFETAPENPLLGKVIVILRPKKVLDEEFTKDAWQIDE